Proteins from one Rosa chinensis cultivar Old Blush chromosome 7, RchiOBHm-V2, whole genome shotgun sequence genomic window:
- the LOC112178418 gene encoding NDR1/HIN1-like protein 13, producing MAERVPAPGIGKDEYTEQQPNEMIQPAASSSTSRALVPPSQELVPHNQSQYTTFRAGTYVVQVPKDQIYRIPPPENASIIERHRDPSKRKKPLCCNFVCLGILGFFLLFIILLIAGLYVSVIFSKDPKFSVQRLVYNNKTNSHRPDYTITLKAQNRNSQVAILYKKGGEASLNLNTQEIATASYPSFEQDSGKSKEFALIFHGSKIKLPKEIQKSSTSSKPKVHVKFSLGMDIPGRMSRGALKRSMTFRVDCDFTVDTLVKGTRVLNRECHTNRK from the coding sequence ATGGCGGAGCGGGTCCCAGCTCCCGGAATCGGCAAGGATGAGTACACCGAACAGCAACCTAATGAAATGATCCAACCAGCAGCCTCATCATCCACATCTAGGGCATTAGTACCACCATCCCAAGAGTTAGTCCCCCACAACCAATCTCAATATACCACCTTCAGGGCCGGTACCTACGTTGTCCAGGTCCCCAAGGACCAAATCTACCGCATCCCTCCCCCCGAAAACGCCTCCATCATCGAACGCCACCGTGATCCGTCCAAAAGGAAGAAACCCCTCTGCTGTAACTTCGTCTGTCTTGGGATCCTCGGTTTCTTTCTCCTATTCATCATTTTGCTCATCGCCGGGCTTTACGTGTCCGTGATCTTCTCCAAAGACCCAAAATTCTCTGTCCAACGCCTCGTGTACAACAACAAAACTAATTCGCATCGACCGGACTATACCATAACGTTGAAGGCCCAAAACCGAAATTCCCAAGTGGCCATTTTGTACAAGAAAGGCGGTGAGGCCTCCCTTAATCTTAACACGCAAGAAATCGCCACCGCTAGTTACCCGTCTTTTGAACAAGATAGTGGAAAATCAAAAGAGTTTGCTTTAATCTTTCATGGCTCCAAGATTAAGTTGCCTAAAGAGATTCAGAAAAGCAGTACGAGTTCCAAACCAAAAGTCCACGTCAAGTTTTCTCTGGGCATGGACATCCCGGGGCGAATGAGTAGGGGGGCCTTGAAGAGAAGCATGACATTTCGGGTCGATTGCGATTTTACGGTGGATACGTTGGTGAAAGGAACTCGGGTTCTGAACCGGGAATGTCATACAAACAGGAAAtag